Genomic segment of Nitrospirota bacterium:
TTTTGAAGCGTATGACGAGGATATTTGACCGCATGTACAGCAAAGTTGGCCGTCCTTCGATACCACCGGAGCGTCTGTTGAAGGCTCAGATACTGATAGCCCTGTTTTCTGTTCGATCTGACAGACAGTTCTGTGAGATGCTCGACTATAACATCCTGTTTCGCTGGTTTCTGGATATGAATATGGAAGAAACCTCTATTGATGCCACTACATTTACCAAGAACCGGGATAGGCTTCTGGAGCACAAAGTAGCCCACCGGTTTTTTCAGGCAATTGTGCGGCGCGCTCGAAAGGCAGAGTTGTTGAGCGAAGAACATTTCAGCGTTGATGGGACCCTGATTGAAGCATGGGCCAGCATGAAGAGTTTTCGTCCCAAAGAAGAATCTGGAAAGGATTGTCCCCGGACTGACGATGACCCCGGCAATCCAACAGTAAATTTCCGCGGAGAAAAGCGTAGCAATGATACTCATCAGAGCACGACTGATCCGGAGAGTCGCCTGATGAAGAAGAGCAGCGGCCAGGGAGCCAAATTGAGCTATGGTGCTCATGCACTGATGGAAAACAGAAATGGCTTTTTGGTAGACCTTGCCGTCAGTCTTGCCGGAAATCGTGCTGAGCGCACTGAGGCTGAGGGCCTGATAAAGAAACTCAAAAAACAAGGCGTTCCTGTTAAAACAGTTGGAGCGGATAAGGGATATGACACCAAAGAGTTTGTCAAAGAAATGAGGATT
This window contains:
- a CDS encoding IS5 family transposase; amino-acid sequence: MRGINDLQGFMFSYLSPEQRVPQNHPIRAIKEQADAVLKRMTRIFDRMYSKVGRPSIPPERLLKAQILIALFSVRSDRQFCEMLDYNILFRWFLDMNMEETSIDATTFTKNRDRLLEHKVAHRFFQAIVRRARKAELLSEEHFSVDGTLIEAWASMKSFRPKEESGKDCPRTDDDPGNPTVNFRGEKRSNDTHQSTTDPESRLMKKSSGQGAKLSYGAHALMENRNGFLVDLAVSLAGNRAERTEAEGLIKKLKKQGVPVKTVGADKGYDTKEFVKEMRIQKVTPHVAANIERRGGSAIDGRTTRHEGYKVSQRIRKKIEEIFGWLKTVGGLRKSRFRGRARTELQAMLAGAAYNLMRMSRLLAA